The genomic region AAAAGGTGTATTAACTCAATTATTATAAAGTTAACTTACATAGCAATCATGAATTCCTGTATGTTCCCAAGTATCAGTGACATCAAATATATAGACTTTAACAGGTAATATGGAGTCACTCCAATCAACCCACTTAACTGTGTACCTCATGTACAGATTTCTCTCGACGCTTTTTAACTCGTTCTTCACTTTGCATTGTGTTCCGTCATAGCAACAGTATAACCCTCCGATATAATTAGGGTCCAACGGCCGACCATATTCATCATTCGTCACATTATATAAGTTACATCTGCATTTCCAAGCGATAAAATAAAAAAGATGATGTTTGAAGTTGTAACTAATGGGGTTGTGCACAGTGGCGGAACCAGAAATTCTTTTATCATGtgtgaaatattttttaaaagTGTTCACATTCGACATCCACTATAAATTTTTTTCTTCCACTTCCATGAAAATACAACCTTTTGGGTCATGGTATTTGGGATGAGGGCAAAAATCAACTTTTTGGGTCATGGGTTTTTGGGTTAGAGGCAAAATACAACTTTTTTGTGTCATTGGCTTTTGGGTTAGGTGCAAAATACAACATTGTTTCTTCAAAGTAAAGAGTCCAACAATAAACAAAAGATGGGGTCTTTTGGGTCATGGACATTGTGGTTGGCGgcaaaataaaaaaattcaaaatttaagcTTAAAATTTTCAGATCCACTAGGGACAGACGCCCTCGGGCCTACTCTATTTCCGCCACTGGTTGTGCATGGTATATAACCGGACCAAACTAGTTCGGTTTAGTTCCTCTCGAGTCCCAAATTGTCATAAAAACTTGGACCGATGACCGGCCCATATATTAGCGGTTCGGTTTGGTTAAAAATTAATGCCCACAAAATGTTTTAAGTTTCACGATACCTGCACTCGGTACATCCCATTACATCTACTGCACCACGAGTGTCAATAGCGTGGATATTAAGCATCCATATCTCTTCATATCCAGCAGGAACTTCACGCGGATTACCAACTTCGATTCCATAAGGATCAGGAACATATGTAGACGTTTTACGTGTTTCAGAACCCAATCCAAAAAATTGGGAAAGACCTTGATTGCATATTCCAGCATTTCCAGCTTTTATGAGATCAGGTTGGTTAAACCCATGATTACCATTGAATTTTACATTTTTAACGCCTTTTCGTCGATAGTATCTCATTGCAACCCAATGATGGAGATAAGTTTCTTGAAGAGAAACAGGGTCCCCTGCTTCATCAACAACTTCTGCATTGAAACTTTTTATAGCAATATGACCTTTTGGAAACTCAATATCATAGTAATTTTTATTTGTAACGGAACCAGGATGATGAGTTATCTTAGGTGATAAATACACCATCGATTTTACCCCGTTTTCATGTATTACACGAGCTTTAGAATTTTGAGCATATATTGCCAGTAACACGATAGCTAATATGATCACAGAACGTTGGCTACCAAGATACATTTTCGACCCTTGCAACCAATTAatctgaaaaaaaatatatatataaataagtttgTTCATTCTGTTATAACATAGTTACCAATAAACTTATAGTGCATATAGAGCTTCACAGTTAGACCAATACCATAGGTACTAAATTATTCTATAATTTCCTAAAAATTTCATATCAAAACCTATATAAAACAACTTAGAAACAATCTTTTATTATGAAGTTTATGTTCCCCTTCATATTATATAAACACATAAAAAACAACTATCTAAACAGGTAAATGAAGAATGTTTTCTCTGTTCAAGCTATCAGGGAAGGGAAGTGTTTTTACTCTAACCGGAATACCCATAACCGTTTCAGGCCCTTTCCCACCAAGATATCAAGACGTCAACCATTAGGTCATCATCTACGGTTAACATTAAAATGTAAATGATTT from Rutidosis leptorrhynchoides isolate AG116_Rl617_1_P2 chromosome 9, CSIRO_AGI_Rlap_v1, whole genome shotgun sequence harbors:
- the LOC139866589 gene encoding uncharacterized protein isoform X2; this translates as MYLGSQRSVIILAIVLLAIYAQNSKARVIHENGVKSMVYLSPKITHHPGSVTNKNYYDIEFPKGHIAIKSFNAEVVDEAGDPVSLQETYLHHWVAMRYYRRKGVKNVKFNGNHGFNQPDLIKAGNAGICNQGLSQFFGLGSETRKTSTYVPDPYGIEVGNPREVPAGYEEIWMLNIHAIDTRGAVDVMGCTECRCNLYNVTNDEYGRPLDPNYIGGLYCCYDGTQCKVKNELKSVERNLYMRYTVKWVDWSDSILPVKVYIFDVTDTWEHTGIHDCYIEFDVEQSTTGVATNDFISISRSTDGRIICSSKSIYGKGNSVGDEAGYIVGMTTCYPEPGSVKIAKGEILTLESNYSSEKSHTGVMGLFYILVAESSLKVNGPDQVYEESIVEVLFSGVAVFGLAISAAIVVVYQRRKQSEDGYESIAT
- the LOC139866589 gene encoding uncharacterized protein isoform X1, with translation MYLGSQRSVIILAIVLLAIYAQNSKARVIHENGVKSMVYLSPKITHHPGSVTNKNYYDIEFPKGHIAIKSFNAEVVDEAGDPVSLQETYLHHWVAMRYYRRKGVKNVKFNGNHGFNQPDLIKAGNAGICNQGLSQFFGLGSETRKTSTYVPDPYGIEVGNPREVPAGYEEIWMLNIHAIDTRGAVDVMGCTECRCNLYNVTNDEYGRPLDPNYIGGLYCCYDGTQCKVKNELKSVERNLYMRYTVKWVDWSDSILPVKVYIFDVTDTWEHTGIHDCYIEFDVEQSTTGVATNDFISISRSTVSFPIAGDVIYGVAHQHSGGISSALYGEDGRIICSSKSIYGKGNSVGDEAGYIVGMTTCYPEPGSVKIAKGEILTLESNYSSEKSHTGVMGLFYILVAESSLKVNGPDQVYEESIVEVLFSGVAVFGLAISAAIVVVYQRRKQSEDGYESIAT